The Chamaesiphon minutus PCC 6605 DNA window GTTAATTGTTGGAGGAGAAAAGTCTTTCAGTCCATTTCAATGGACTTTTGCCGTTAGCCCCAAATTCATTTGAGGGCGGTTGAAGACTAATAACTAGGGTTTTAGATTTGCTTTGGTGACAATTAATCCACCCTGCTACACAATTAACCTGTAGGGGTGCCCCTTTTGGGTACCCTCAGATCTACGCTTTTACTAAAGGTTATATACCGAGCAAAATGTGAGGTTACATAATCGGATCGTGAACGGTAACCAACTTAGTACCATCCGGAAATGTCGCCTCCACTTGCACGTCATGAATCATCTCCGGAATCCCTTCCATGACATCCTCCCGCGACAGTAGCGTCTTACCATAATTCATCAACTCAGCCACCGTTTGCCCATCCCGCGCACCTTCTAAAATCGCCGCAGAGATATAAGCAATCGCCTCCGGATAATTGAGCTTTAACCCTCTAGCTTTACGACGCTCCGCAACTAAAGCGGCTGTGAAAATTAAAAGCTTGTCTTTTTCTTGTGGTGAGAGTTGCATGTTAGGTTTTAAGCTTTAGGCTTTAGGTTTTATGCCGAAGGTAGAGAATGGGAAAAGTGGATAATAGATAGTTGATAGGAAACGCTGGCATTCCATCATTACCCATTACCCATCAACCCTATTGCCATACTCGCAAATGAATCGGTGGACTGTCGAGATAGAAATGACGAAGTAAGTGCCAAACTGCGGTAAACCAGCGACGGACTTCGGTAGTAGAGTCGCCGCGATAGCGACATAAGATCCCTTCTGTCAGACGGGTGACTCCGATTTTACTCGGTTCGCCATCAAACAGAGATCGAGCTTTGATGACGAGATTTTTACTTGCCAGTAGAGCGTCTGGCTCTAGACTGGTAGCACCAATCCAGGCTAAAGTACCGACGATCGGATATCCAGCCAAAATATTGGGCAGATCGATCTGGTCATCTCCATAGAGTAATTGTCGATCGATCCAGACTGGGATGCCTTGACGATATACTTCTGTCGCCGATCTCCAGACACCATGGTTGAATCGCTCGCCCCGTGCCGTTCGTCCGAATCGATCGATCTCCCATCCCAGCCAGCTCGCTGTCGCCGCCAGATTGACTTGTAAGTGTCGATCGAATAGCGCGCCATCAAAGATAATTGTCTCTTGAGGCAACCACTCTAGACAGGCATTCTCGCCCACATTCTGGACGATTTGTTCGGATGCTAGCGCACCATTACTGCCATAGATTTTAGCAGCCGCTGCCGTGGTAATTACCGCCCGCGATCGAGGTTGCAGGTCGATATCGATATTGAGCCGATCTCCGCCCACGACGCCACCCGCAGTATGCAGGATCGTGTTATGACAGATAGCTACACTTTCGGGATAAAAAGAGCGTTGGACTTTGAGCGGTGCGGTACCGCGATGTTCGATGGCTTGAGTTTTACCCCTAGCGTAACCATAAATGAGTTGTAGACGTCCTTGCCAACCGGGAAATGCGTCAAGATTATTCTGGTTCATCTACTTCGACTGCGATCGTCGGGGCATTTTCAAGCAGAAATAATCGCGCCAGCTTGTCATATACTCCTGCGCCAATATACTGAGGATATGTGTGCGATCGACTGTAAATCCAGATTAATTCTTCACCATCAAAAATTCGGACATCTTGCAATAAACTTTTACACTGAGATTTGAGAGAATTGCCCGCCTCTAGGGCATCCGTCCATCGCTCGAACTGGCGATCGTAATCTTTTGCGAATACTCTAAACATGAAATTTGCGATCGATTGTTGGTGATAAGCAGATCTCCAGGATCGGCTCGATTGAGGATTTATGCCTACAGCGATTCAGACAAAATGGATTGCCTGCAACCTGGCAATTCTTGTATGCTGAGAGTAGGGGCGAGCGGCATCGCTCTAACGTGCTGCGTCGGCGCGAGTCTCGTCCTTCTGTAGCCTATCTTATCGAGCAACATTTTAACCATTCTCCTAACCTATTTTTTTTGATAACTATGTCTCTATTTCGTCCGCTGATCTCCCTGCTCCTCGTACTGGTTTCCGTCTTAGTTGTTAGCTGTGGTGATGGTTCCCAAGTAAAGGCTCCAACTTATAGTGCTGCACAATTGACTCAAATTCAAGCCACCAGCAAAAATGTCAAAACATTAACCGATCGAATGCCAGAACTAGCTATTTTCATTCAAGAGCGCGATTGGAATAATGTCAAATCCTTCATTCACGGCCCTCTAGGCGAAATCAGAACGCGGATGTCTGGTTTATCCAGAGAGCTATTACCAGGTAGCAAAGAGCAAGCTTTGAAAATTAGCAAAGAAGTCTTTGAACATCTCAACAAGATCGATGCAGCCGCTGGCAATAACGACTACAAACTTGCCATCCGCAACTATGGCGAAGCTCTCAAGGATCTAGCAAGTTTCGAGAAGCTGATTCCTCAGGCGTAGTTAGCTCTAAATTGAGGATAATTATCTCTTCCTTAAAATATCATCGGGTAGGGGCAATTCATGAATTGCCCCTACCCGATGATATTTTAAGGGTTGCTGGTGAAAATAAATCTAACCCATCAACCAGCGATCGACGATCGATTATCAATTATCAATTAAATGTCTATCATCAATTAACAATGTAGGGTGGGCAATGCCCACCATCTAGATTTCAGGCATAGCATATTTTATAAATAATTGTGTCTAGCTATTTGCAGAGAGAGCGAAACTTATGTGGTG harbors:
- the ureA gene encoding urease subunit gamma, whose amino-acid sequence is MQLSPQEKDKLLIFTAALVAERRKARGLKLNYPEAIAYISAAILEGARDGQTVAELMNYGKTLLSREDVMEGIPEMIHDVQVEATFPDGTKLVTVHDPIM
- the psbQ gene encoding photosystem II protein PsbQ; protein product: MLRRRESRPSVAYLIEQHFNHSPNLFFLITMSLFRPLISLLLVLVSVLVVSCGDGSQVKAPTYSAAQLTQIQATSKNVKTLTDRMPELAIFIQERDWNNVKSFIHGPLGEIRTRMSGLSRELLPGSKEQALKISKEVFEHLNKIDAAAGNNDYKLAIRNYGEALKDLASFEKLIPQA
- a CDS encoding urease accessory protein UreD; its protein translation is MNQNNLDAFPGWQGRLQLIYGYARGKTQAIEHRGTAPLKVQRSFYPESVAICHNTILHTAGGVVGGDRLNIDIDLQPRSRAVITTAAAAKIYGSNGALASEQIVQNVGENACLEWLPQETIIFDGALFDRHLQVNLAATASWLGWEIDRFGRTARGERFNHGVWRSATEVYRQGIPVWIDRQLLYGDDQIDLPNILAGYPIVGTLAWIGATSLEPDALLASKNLVIKARSLFDGEPSKIGVTRLTEGILCRYRGDSTTEVRRWFTAVWHLLRHFYLDSPPIHLRVWQ